A window from Lactiplantibacillus pentosus encodes these proteins:
- a CDS encoding ABC transporter permease, translating into MTLRNFKWRNLYLWFIFIVLYAPIIFLVVYSFSQGTTMNNFHGFTWQHYQDLFADTRLIAIFLDTLLIALLSSLLATVIGTLGALGINSTTKPITRNTLLSLNNILMVSPDVIIGASFLIFFTALKIPLGFGSVLLSHIAFSIPIVVLMVLPKIQEMSSSLLDAAADLGANNWQLLSQIIIPYIMPGIFSGFFMALTYSLDDFAVTFFVTGNGFSTLSVEIYSRARQGINLEINALSGLMFLMALVLVIGYYFINQYSSRHRRPAVRGRRK; encoded by the coding sequence ATGACGTTACGTAACTTCAAGTGGCGCAATCTATACCTCTGGTTCATCTTTATCGTGTTATACGCGCCAATTATCTTTCTTGTCGTCTACTCCTTCAGTCAGGGGACGACCATGAACAACTTCCACGGATTTACGTGGCAGCACTACCAAGATTTGTTCGCCGACACGCGGTTGATTGCGATTTTTCTGGATACCTTATTGATTGCCCTCTTATCTTCACTATTAGCAACCGTTATCGGTACGCTCGGGGCATTAGGCATCAATAGTACGACTAAGCCCATCACACGCAACACGCTGTTATCCTTGAACAATATCCTGATGGTCTCACCCGATGTCATCATTGGGGCTAGTTTTCTGATTTTCTTCACGGCGCTGAAAATCCCACTCGGGTTTGGTTCAGTGCTACTGAGCCACATCGCCTTCTCGATTCCCATCGTGGTCTTGATGGTGCTCCCCAAGATTCAGGAAATGAGTTCGAGTTTGCTCGATGCCGCGGCGGATTTAGGCGCTAATAATTGGCAACTACTGAGCCAAATCATTATTCCGTACATCATGCCGGGGATTTTTTCGGGCTTCTTCATGGCGCTGACCTATTCGCTCGATGACTTTGCCGTGACCTTCTTCGTGACCGGGAACGGCTTCAGTACGTTGTCAGTTGAAATCTATTCACGGGCGCGGCAAGGCATCAACTTGGAGATCAACGCGCTATCCGGACTCATGTTCTTAATGGCACTCGTGTTAGTGATTGGTTACTACTTCATCAACCAATACAGCAGTCGGCACCGGCGGCCAGCAGTTAGGGGGCGGCGGAAATGA
- a CDS encoding ABC transporter permease, translating to MQQKQRLSRNTAYFIPYMLWIILFVIAPVLLLIYQSFFNIDGQFTFGNYQTYFSSNTYLMMTLNSVWYAFLITLATILISYPTAYLLNETKHPQLWLLLIIMPTWINLLLKAYAFIGIFSQAGIANQFLSFIGIGPKQLLFTNFSFIFVAAYIQIPFMVLPIYNSISELNTSYINASRDLGATNWQTFSRVIFPLTLPGVKAGIQAVFIPSLSLFMLTRLIGGNKVITLGTAIEEHFLTTMNWGMGSTIGVVLIIAMVIIMWLTSGGKRRTRKGLTK from the coding sequence ATGCAACAAAAACAACGGTTGAGTCGTAACACGGCTTACTTCATTCCGTACATGTTATGGATCATCCTCTTCGTCATCGCGCCCGTGCTATTGCTCATTTATCAATCGTTCTTTAACATTGATGGACAATTCACGTTTGGCAATTACCAGACCTACTTCTCGTCCAACACTTATTTGATGATGACGCTCAACTCCGTCTGGTATGCTTTTTTGATCACCTTGGCAACCATTCTGATCAGCTATCCCACGGCATACTTGCTCAACGAGACCAAGCATCCACAACTATGGCTACTGCTGATCATCATGCCAACGTGGATCAACCTCTTGTTAAAGGCCTACGCCTTCATTGGAATTTTCAGCCAAGCTGGAATCGCTAATCAATTTTTGAGTTTTATCGGTATTGGTCCCAAGCAGCTGCTGTTCACGAACTTTAGCTTTATCTTTGTCGCGGCTTACATTCAGATTCCGTTCATGGTCCTGCCGATTTACAACTCGATCAGCGAACTGAACACGTCGTATATCAATGCCAGTCGTGACTTAGGGGCGACCAATTGGCAAACATTCAGTCGGGTCATTTTCCCATTGACCTTACCGGGCGTCAAAGCTGGAATTCAGGCCGTCTTCATTCCATCGCTATCACTCTTCATGTTGACGCGCTTGATTGGCGGGAACAAAGTGATCACGCTGGGGACTGCCATTGAAGAGCACTTCTTAACGACCATGAATTGGGGCATGGGCTCGACGATCGGCGTTGTGCTGATTATCGCAATGGTCATTATCATGTGGCTGACTAGTGGTGGCAAACGACGCACACGAAAGGGGTTGACGAAATAA